Proteins co-encoded in one Papaver somniferum cultivar HN1 chromosome 5, ASM357369v1, whole genome shotgun sequence genomic window:
- the LOC113278075 gene encoding thioredoxin domain-containing protein 9 homolog yields the protein MDRSKVQEIIEQQVLTVAKAFEEKLDDEISALDRVDLDDIDALRERRLQQMKKMAEKRNRWVSLGHGEYSEIQSEKDFFTVVKASERVVCHFYRVNWPCKVIDKHMTILAKKHIETRFVKINAEKSPFLAEKLKIIVLPTLALIKNTKVDDYVVGFDELGGTDDFSTEELEERIARSQVIIFEGESSSLSLSKPHTRNVRQSQRSDSDSD from the exons ATGGATCGTTCAAAAGTTCAGGAG ATAATAGAACAGCAAGTACTAACAGTAGCAAAAGCATTTGAAGAAAAACTTGATGATGAAATATCAGCATTAGATCGTGTTGATCTTGATGACATTGATGCATTAAGAGAAAGAAGGTTacaacaaatgaagaaaatggcTGAGAAAAGAAATCGTTGGGTCTCACTTGGTCATGGTGAATATAGTGAAATCCAATCTGAAAAAGATTTCTTTACTGTTGTTAAAGCTAGTGAACGTGTTGTTTGTCATTTCTATCGGGTGAATTGGCCCTGCAAG GTGATTGACAAGCACATGACGATTCTAGCGAAAAAACACATAGAGACTCGATTTGTGAAAATTAATGCTGAGAAAAGTCCTTTCCTAGCTGAGAAGCTTAAGATAATTGTGCTTCCAACTCTTGCCCTTATCAAGAATACCAAAGTCGATGACTATGTG GTAGGATTTGACGAGTTAGGAGGGACAGATGATTTTAGCACCGAGGAGCTTGAAGAGAGAATCGCAAGATCTCAAGTCATAATATTTGAGGGTGAATCATCATCTCTAAGCCTGTCCAAACCTCATACCAGAAACGTACGTCAAAGCCAGCGCTCAGATTCAGATTCAGATTAA